One Rosa chinensis cultivar Old Blush chromosome 5, RchiOBHm-V2, whole genome shotgun sequence genomic region harbors:
- the LOC112201492 gene encoding uncharacterized protein LOC112201492, which yields MQSVAIFFSCHITPDIIYFMDPLKRRLATGEWKDIVNNGIKIHNAEVKRQGRKPTTWKNCAGIPEQQSSKDCSYFIMRYMKDIVEDKNLEFFSKWEKRGKAAYTQQHIDEVRNEWAKFVVKTYM from the exons ATGCAAAGCGTGGCCATATTTTTTTCTTGCCATATAACTCCGG ACATTATCTACTTCATGGATCCTTTGAAGAGAAGATTGGCTACAGGAGAGTGGAAGGACATTGTGAACAA TGGCATCAAAATACATAATGCTGAAGTCAAAAGGCAAGGCCGAAAACCAACTACGTGGAAAAACTGTGCA GGTATTCCAGAGCAACAAAGCAGCAAAGACTGTAGCTATTTCATAATGAGATACATGAAGGACATCGTGGAGGATAAGAACTTAGAGTTTTTCAGCAAG TGGGAGAAAAGAGGGAAAGCAGCATATACCCAGCAGCATATTGATGAAGTCAGAAATGAGTGGGCAAAATTTGTtgttaaaacatatatgtaa
- the LOC112202290 gene encoding L-type lectin-domain containing receptor kinase IX.1: MAVNTTVHQFSPERLQFLLLLLFVLTFSATPLTFNFSSFPANTRTLFLEGDASIDGSLRLTKSALDDVMNMSTGRATFGESFLLRQNEKLADFTSSFTFSISSTDIHGGDGLVFFIAPNGSLLLDKASEGGCNLGLPVNTKRPKFTTRYSFVAVEFDIYPNGRTSGQPTIEDPDYDHVGIDINSVKSYLTTEWNGGIIGGKQNNATISYDSSSKNLSVAFTTFKNVDRYSRVQVIKKFYCLIDLLQYLPDRVIVGFSASTGTAVAVHKIIAWNFTSTLLVDDNSTNNNPLAGNSTTTSDNNVGLAVGLGVGGCVTLVGALALVRFIFCTQKRGTAGESTDDGTLVLHDPIPDEFEKGTGPRKFSYNELADATNNFAEGEKLGQGGFGGVYRGCIDLNSYVAVKKISPGSKQGLKEYVAEVNIISRLRHRNLVQLIGWCHEKELLLVYKYMPNGSLDAHLFKEESLLTWEVRYKIAHGLASGLLYLHQEWEQCVLHRDIKSSNVMLDSNFNAKLGDFGLARLVDHGKKSQTTVVAGTMGYMAMEYVTTGKASNETDVYSFGVVALEIACGRKPIDSSYEEKQINMVEWVWELYGDGKIIEAADPKLRGDFDVKQMECLMMVGLWCAHPDYNFRPLIQKAIQVLNFEVPLPDLPPKMPMAFGLPSSLSTLSNCNTT; encoded by the coding sequence ATGGCTGTCAACACAACAGTACACCAGTTCTCACCAGAGCGGCTTcagttccttcttcttctcttgttTGTTTTAACCTTCTCTGCAACCCCATTGACGTTCAACTTCTCCAGCTTTCCCGCCAACACCAGGACTCTATTTCTAGAGGGAGATGCTTCCATCGACGGCTCCCTCCGACTCACCAAAAGTGCTCTTGATGACGTAATGAACATGAGCACCGGTAGAGCCACCTTCGGTGAATCGTTCCTCCTCCGGCAGAATGAAAAACTAGCTGATTTCACTTCAAGTTTCACATTCTCCATTAGCTCCACCGACATCCACGGCGGTGACGGCTTGGTGTTCTTCATTGCTCCAAACGGCTCCTTATTACTCGACAAGGCATCAGAAGGAGGTTGCAATCTTGGCCTCCCTGTCAACACTAAGCGGCCAAAATTTACCACTAGGTACTCGTTTGTGGCAGTCGAGTTTGATATCTACCCTAATGGGCGTACTTCAGGCCAACCAACAATCGAAGATCCTGATTACGATCATGTGGGGATAGACATCAACTCTGTCAAGTCTTATCTTACCACGGAATGGAATGGTGGTATCATTggaggaaaacaaaataatgccACAATTAGCTACGACTCTAGCTCAAAAAATCTTAGTGTTGCCTTCACTACTTTTAAAAATGTAGATCGTTACAGCAGAGTACAGGTGATCAAAAAATTTTATTGCTTAATTGATCTGCTTCAATACTTGCCGGATAGGGTCATTGTTGGATTCTCTGCTTCCACGGGTACTGCAGTTGCTGTGCATAAGATCATTGCATGGAATTTTACCTCCACTCTTCTGGTGGATGATAATTCGACAAACAACAATCCTCTGGCTGGCAATAGTACGACGACGTCCGACAACAACGTAGGACTAGCAGTTGGATTGGGTGTTGGTGGATGTGTTACCTTGGTTGGTGCGTTGGCTTTGGTTCGGTTCATCTTCTGCACGCAGAAGAGGGGAACAGCTGGGGAAAGTACTGATGATGGTACTTTGGTACTTCATGATCCTATTCCTGATGAATTCGAAAAGGGGACAGGCCCCAGGAAGTTTTCCTACAATGAATTGGCCGATGCAACTAACAATTTTGCAGAAGGAGAAAAGCTTGGGCAAGGAGGATTTGGCGGAGTTTATAGAGGCTGCATCGATTTGAACTCATATGTTGCTGTTAAGAAGATATCCCCAGGGTCTAAACAAGGGTTGAAGGAGTATGTGGCAGAAGTAAATATCATCAGTCGGCTGAGGCATCGGAATCTAGTGCAACTAATTGGTTGGTGCCACGAAAAGGAACTCCTACTTGTCTACAAATACATGCCCAACGGAAGCTTAGATGCCCATCTGTTCAAAGAAGAAAGCTTGTTAACTTGGGAGGTAAGGTACAAAATTGCACATGGATTGGCCTCAGGATTGCTCTATCTACACCAAGAATGGGAACAGTGTGTGCTGCACAGGGATATCAAATCCAGCAATGTTATGTTGGACTCGAATTTCAACGCCAAACTTGGAGATTTTGGGTTAGCTCGACTTGTAGACCATGGAAAAAAGTCTCAAACTACGGTTGTAGCGGGAACAATGGGCTACATGGCTATGGAATATGTTACAACGGGAAAGGCTAGCAACGAAACAGATGTCTATAGTTTCGGAGTTGTTGCTTTGGAAATAGCTTGTGGGAGAAAACCCATTGATTCGAGTTATGAAGAGAAGCAAATCAATATGGTGGAGTGGGTTTGGGAGCTCTATGGAGATGGGAAAATTATCGAAGCAGCTGATCCGAAACTGCGTGGAGATTTTGATGTGAAACAAATGGAGTGCTTAATGATGGTTGGGTTGTGGTGCGCTCATCCGGATTACAATTTCAGGCCTTTGATACAAAAAGCAATTCAAGTGCTTAACTTCGAAGTTCCATTGCCCGATCTCCCACCAAAGATGCCAATGGCTTTTGGTCTTCCATCATCACTCTCAACGTTGTCCAATTGCAACACTACTTGA